Within Coffea arabica cultivar ET-39 chromosome 4e, Coffea Arabica ET-39 HiFi, whole genome shotgun sequence, the genomic segment CAGGAGCAAAGCCTCCAACTTGCAGCCCGCCCCTGCCCTGTAAAACAGCCACGCCCGCACAGTTATTTTTCTTGATCGCCTCTTTTGGCCTTATGTCAATTGGTGCAGGTGGGATAAGATCAGCTTCCATGGCTTTTGGTGCTGATCAGCTCGATAAAGGAGATAATGCTGGTAATCAAAGGGCATTAGAAAGCTATTTTGGATTGTACTATGCTGCTACCACATTGTCGGTTTTGGTTGCTCTTACGGGCATTGTTTACATCCAGGATCACATGGGATGGAAAGTAGGCTTTGGAGTTCCTGTGATCCTAATGTTCCTCTCGGCTTTGATCTTCTTCCTTGCTTCTCCAATTTACATTAAAAAGGCAGCTACCACGAGTTTGTTCACTGGGTTTGCACAAGTAATTGTAGCTGCATACAGGAATCGGAAACTTGCCCTCCCTCCTCCGGAATCGGGTAACTACCATCACGAAAAGGGTTCAAGTTATATCGTCCCATCCGGGAAACTAAGGTACGAACTATCATCATATCAGCACTAATTAACATTGTGATTTTGTTATAACAACTCAGAAAACATGATACCGAGGCTCGATTTAAGGTGCACTAAAAAATGTCAAATTGCCATTTCACTACAAGAAAGATGTCTCTTCATGGTGAGATGCACTTTTAAGAAAACGAAAAGACACAAGTCTATTGGTTTCAATTGGCGTCATTCAAGCAAAATGTTAAACACCCTACTTTATCATTCCAATAAACCTTTCTGATTCGGTATGATTAGGTTCTTGAGTAAAGCGTGCgttctccaaaatccagaagaTGTTACACCATCTGGAGTTGCTTCAAATCCGTGGAATCTTTGTACAGTGCAGCAAGTGGAGGAACTAAAGGCACTGATTAGAGCTATCCCAATATGGACCACAGGAATAATGATGTCAATTAACATAAGCCAAAGCGCTTTCCCGTTGCTTCAAGCCAATACCATGGACAGACATTTGACTTCCAGCTTCGAAATTCCAGCCGGTTCTTTTGGCGTGTTTATGATCATAACTATAACTGTTTGGCTCATTCTATACGACCGTGTGCTCCTTCCATTGGCATCAAAGATCAGAGGAAAGCCAGTGCGGGTTGGCACAAAATTAAGGATGGGAGCTGGCTTATTCATGACAGCAATGGCCATGGCGGTTTCTGCGATCGTGGAGCATATTCGACGAAGAAAAGCAATCGATCAAGGTTTCTTGAATAATCCTCGAGGATTGGTAAACATGTCAGCTATGTGGCTTGTGCCACAAAATGTTGTTGCTGGCTTAGCAGAGGCTTTGAATGCAATTGGCCAATTTGAATTCTATTATACAGAGTTCCCAAAGAGTATGTCCAGTGTTGCTGCATCTCTATTTGGACTAGGAATGGCTGTGGGAAGCTTGTTGGCTAGCGTTCTCCTCAGTGCTGTGGATAAATACACCAAAAGGGAAGGGAAAGAGAGTTGGGTTTCAAACAATATCAACAAGGGTCGTTTTGATTACTACTATTGGCTTCTTGCTATTATGAGTTTTATCAATTTGCTTTACTATATACTCTGTAGTTGGCTCTATGAACCTTGTGCTGATCAAGTGAAGAAGGGCGAAgttgaagagaaagaaaaggaattggAACAGCGATCACTGAGACCGGGTTCACCATTTAGGACTGATGCCACCGCTTGAGCTGAACATCGATACGTCtggttttaattcttttatatAATACATCCGTGCGGTGCCATATAGGAATGTACGTATGTACCTATATTCTAGATGTAGTAGAAATTGTGGCCCTGATCTtccaatttttattgagtaTATTCTTTTGCTCATTCAAATGATATGATTCTCTTTATGTTACTGAATCCTGAGGATCCGAGGTATAAGTACTAGGTAGAGAAGCAGAATTCGAGTGCCCCGGGACAGTTTCAGAAAAAGTGGGCAGCATAATGATATGTTTATCGACTGGTTTTATAGTTATAGTGGAGGAGGACGAGGAGAAAAAGATTCGAAGAGCTGCTAGAGATAAGACTTGCTCAAGTCACTAAACGTTTTCAGTGCCTAATGTAAAGATGGGCGTTTGAAAATTGACATTATTGTGATCAGAAGATGGTAGGAACTTTTACTGTAAGAAAAGAATTGCAAGAACCTCAACTGCATGTTGAGGTTGGTTATAATTTAAAACGTATTTTCTGCATTAAGGTTGATTATGACACTTTCTCGTGATGGGAATAATTTTTGTTTCCTAGACAATATAAGCACTCGTGATGGGATGACTTAAAAAAAACTTGTAATTTGTGGGCTAGTTACAAAACACTAGAAGTTAATTTCTTAACCGTACGGTTTATTCAGATCTCCAAATGGTATggttttgataagaaaattcaACTACATCTGTCTTTATTCTTCGTCTTTTTCCCGAGTACTTACCAATTATCGAATCTTACTGGAAATCTGAAAGCAAAAGTTACACAACGAAGAGAACAAGACGCTAGCTGCTATCAGGAAATGATAAGCTTTCGCGTACACAGCATGCAGGGTCGGCAGGGCTGCAGTTTTTCATGGCATAAATGcatatgcaaagaaaaaatGTCAGAAAATCATtctccaaaagaaaacaaaaaaaagaacaaattaaCGAACAAAAATTTGAAGGATTGTTAGGATAGTACAGGGGAAATTCTAATAATTGAGAATCTCATCCTGGGAACAAAAGTTGAAAGCTTCTACTGCTTACAAGTTGCAGTCTTTGGAGCTAGGCTTCCTCAAGTCATGCAAATTGCAGAGCCTAGCTACAATACAAACAAGAAAGATCCATGTAGCCATGCAATGGGCAGCGAGAAGAAATTATTACACCCTGATATATCATCAGATTCAGGGATGATTTCAGCACGCAACCTCATGTGAAAGTGAAAGTGAATGGTTGGGTTCACTTGTAAAGGAAGGATTGCTTCGTATTTCTGGCTTTGCAACGGTCCCTACCACACCATATACAACGAGAAAAACTTAACCTTTGAATTATTATAGGGGAAAAACATACGTCATATCGCACTTTCATTGGATTTTACGCACTGACGCATTATCAAATTTTAAATGCAAAGTAAATACTGCAAGCAACTTGCATTAAGATAGGAGTACTAGTGTATGACAGTAAAATGTAATTAAGTTATAAAGGtaactattaatttttttataatgaTGAAGTTGGAAGTTCAAAAGATTGACTAAAAATTGTTTACACCAACTCTATGAGAATAATTGTTGTTTTACAATGTTATAATCCCATCTCTATTATCCATTCTATggaatatttgaaataatttcctaATGCACGAAAAATGTGTGCTATtcgaacacttttttttttttttttaaagtatagATAACATACAATTagaagtaaaataaaaataaataaataaaaggtcACTGGAATTAGCTCCTTCTCAAGAATAGAGAATGCTCTATTCTTCAGTTGTAGCATGGTATATTACTtcttattgaatttgaaatattcaaaatttataatttttgtgGCAATTTTTAAGTGTCATTTAGGATACTGGCACTAGTATGATACTGGCAGTAGCCACCACACTCATTTTGAGTGCCACAATGATTTAAAGGGCACGTGAAAGCTATGTCACAATTCTTTTAAGCTACACTGAAAACTAGCTAGTTGTAATGACGTTTGGGTGCTTCGTTCATGCTCAGGAATTGGAATTGGATAAGGAATGAATTATAAAAAATCAGTATGGTATAAGCTCCTAGTATTATTGAAATCACTAATGCTTGGTACAATTTTTAGTGGAATGGGTATCAAAATTATTATTGCATTTTTTCactatctttttctttgttggGTTCAATCATACGGGGCCTTTAGCAACAACCACCAGCCATCGTCGGACCACCCCTAATCAAGACCTTAggcttttttctttctttcttttttttctttcctaagTTCAGTCATAACTTATATGATGAAACAACgtcaacttttctttttccttatcAATTGATACAATTCAAATTGAGAACTTGTCAATGGCTTGCAAACATATTTAAGGAAGTTTGAGTGGGGTGACACTAGACTCGAGCCGATGT encodes:
- the LOC140005894 gene encoding protein NRT1/ PTR FAMILY 1.2-like, whose protein sequence is MEKEMKNHSVISPSESKVEKETGNPSSGIGDENETDMERLTARSRKGGLITIPFIIANEGFEKVASYGLLPNMILYMMNVYHLGFAKANYILFLWSAATNFTPIIGAFLADSYMGRCLTISLGCIISLLGMMLLWLTAMIPGAKPPTCSPPLPCKTATPAQLFFLIASFGLMSIGAGGIRSASMAFGADQLDKGDNAGNQRALESYFGLYYAATTLSVLVALTGIVYIQDHMGWKVGFGVPVILMFLSALIFFLASPIYIKKAATTSLFTGFAQVIVAAYRNRKLALPPPESGNYHHEKGSSYIVPSGKLRFLSKACVLQNPEDVTPSGVASNPWNLCTVQQVEELKALIRAIPIWTTGIMMSINISQSAFPLLQANTMDRHLTSSFEIPAGSFGVFMIITITVWLILYDRVLLPLASKIRGKPVRVGTKLRMGAGLFMTAMAMAVSAIVEHIRRRKAIDQGFLNNPRGLVNMSAMWLVPQNVVAGLAEALNAIGQFEFYYTEFPKSMSSVAASLFGLGMAVGSLLASVLLSAVDKYTKREGKESWVSNNINKGRFDYYYWLLAIMSFINLLYYILCSWLYEPCADQVKKGEVEEKEKELEQRSLRPGSPFRTDATA